ACAATGACAAATGCATCAAGGTTTTCCCCGATGGTTTTTCCGGTGACTGTCTTCTCATTAAGGTTAAGCTTTGGTTTGAGACGCTGCAGGATCGCCTGCACGCCACCCGCACGGTCGAAATCCAGCATGTGCTTGTCGCCGCCCGGTCTCAGGTTAATCAGGTGCGGAGTGGTCTTGCTGAGCTCATCGAAGGTCTCAAGGGTCAGCTCAAGGCCGAAAGCGTGTGCAATTGCCGGCAGGTGAAGGGTAGTGTTTGTACTTCCACCGATTGCCATGTCAACCATGATGGCATTCTCGAGGGATTTGTCGGTAACGATTTCCCTTGAAGTCGTACCTTCCTTGACAAGCCCGACAATTCTCTCACCGGACGCTTTTGCAATGTGAATCTTCCTTGCATCCACAGCATGACCGGTTGCACAGCCCGGAAGGCTCAGTCCAAGGGCCTCGCTCATGCATGCCATGGTGTTGGCAGTAAACATTCCGGCACAGGAGCCTGCACCTGCACAGGAAACATCCTCCAGTATCTTAAGATCCGCGGCAGTTGCCTTGCCTGTTCTCTTCTCCCCGATTCCCTCAAAAACGGAAACCAGATCACGTGGTTCATCATCTGCATATCCGGGGAGCATAGGTCCTCCGGTAACCACGATAGTCGGAAGATCAAGTCTTCCGGCTGCCATAATATGGCCAGGTGTAATCTTGTCACAGGCAGTAATCATAACCATCCCGTCAAGCTGATGGCCTTCAATCATAAGTTCAATGGAATCCTCGATTGCTTCACGGCTTGGGAGGGAATACTTCATCCCTGCATGTCCCATTGCAATACCGTCACAGATTCCAATTGTGTTAAATTCAAAAGGAACTCCCCCGGCATTCCTGATGCCGTCTTTGACCGCTCGTGCTATTTTGTCAAGGTGGATATGTCCGGGAACAATCTCTGTCCAGGAGTTCACTACAGCGATGAACGGCTTGTCCATCTCAGAGTCTGTAACACCGGTAGCCTTCAGGAGAGACCTGTTCGGTGCTCTCTCATCACCTTTTTTGATCATGTCACTTCTCATATGATAACCTCAAAAAACTCCACGACGTAATATCCTATACGATTAAACTATAAGTACGCTATGACAAATTATTTTCTTACCAATGGGAGGTACGGAAAACATGGCAATTGATCTGGAAACAAACAAGGAAAATGCAATCGCATTTTACAGGACAGCATACATGGGAAATCCAATGGAAGCCGTAGAAAAATATGTCGGTGACGACTACATCCAGCATAACCCTCTGGTGGGGAACGGCAAAGAGGCATTTATCGAATATTTCAAACAAATGGCAAAAGAATATCCCGATAAAAGTATTGAATTTGTCCGTGCGGTTGCAGAAGGCAATCTGGTATCGCTTCACACGCATCAAATCTGGCCGGATGATGAGGAATACGTAACCATGGATTTCTTCAGGTTTGACGACAATGGCAAGATTGTGGAACACTGGGACGCAGTACAGCAAATACCGGAAACTACCAAGAATGGAAATACCATGTACTGAAACAACTTTTCAACTAACACAGAAACTGTCTGTTCGCTCTCCATATTATTTCTGAAATTGGATGCCATTATATAGTTAGAAATAGCTGATTTTCACCGTAC
This genomic stretch from Methanohalophilus levihalophilus harbors:
- the ilvD gene encoding dihydroxy-acid dehydratase, with the protein product MRSDMIKKGDERAPNRSLLKATGVTDSEMDKPFIAVVNSWTEIVPGHIHLDKIARAVKDGIRNAGGVPFEFNTIGICDGIAMGHAGMKYSLPSREAIEDSIELMIEGHQLDGMVMITACDKITPGHIMAAGRLDLPTIVVTGGPMLPGYADDEPRDLVSVFEGIGEKRTGKATAADLKILEDVSCAGAGSCAGMFTANTMACMSEALGLSLPGCATGHAVDARKIHIAKASGERIVGLVKEGTTSREIVTDKSLENAIMVDMAIGGSTNTTLHLPAIAHAFGLELTLETFDELSKTTPHLINLRPGGDKHMLDFDRAGGVQAILQRLKPKLNLNEKTVTGKTIGENLDAFVIVNPETNKNVIATLENPLHEEGGIAVLKGTLAPDGAVIKQSAVDPKMLKHSGPARVFESEEDAMEAILAERIVPGDVVVIRYEGPKGGPGMREMLSPTSAIAGMGLADSVALVTDGRFSGGTRGPCIGHISPEAIEGGPIGLVEEGDIIEIDIPGRKLDLAISDEEFEERSKDFKPLVKQVKGYLARYRLTVSSANKGAIRD
- a CDS encoding nuclear transport factor 2 family protein — encoded protein: MAIDLETNKENAIAFYRTAYMGNPMEAVEKYVGDDYIQHNPLVGNGKEAFIEYFKQMAKEYPDKSIEFVRAVAEGNLVSLHTHQIWPDDEEYVTMDFFRFDDNGKIVEHWDAVQQIPETTKNGNTMY